A segment of the Flavobacterium azooxidireducens genome:
TTGTGTGGTAAAGATAGTAATTTTTTGGATTGTGGGGAAAGGTCGCGACCTGTCCGTACGAAGAAATGTGTAGGGACAAGTCGCGACTTGTCCGTACGAAGAAATGTGTAGGGACAGGTCGCGACTTGTCCGTACTGCAAATTTTATGAAAATAAGGAATGAGGATATTTATTTTAAAAATGAATTTTGGATTGGAGCACGAATTGCGTGAAGGATTGAAGCGAAAAGCCCGGAACAAAAAAATGCCAATTTTCTAAAGCCAAAAAAGCGACCAAAGGAAGCTCTTTTTGGGTTATAGAAAATGGCATTTTTTGTGAGGACTTGCAGCGGAAAGCCTGACCCGAAGCTTGCGGAGGGACACGCCCAAATTATTTTTAAATGTATTGAAGTGTTCGCTCTAATGCCATTCCGCGTGAGCCTTTGATAAGCAGGAATGAATTTTGAAATGGATTGCTTTTTAATTGTGCTGCAAATTCATCGAATGTTGGAAAGAAATGCAGGTGTTGATGATTTTCTTTTACGGCATAAAATTCTTTTCCGATTAAATAGCAGTTGAAATTGGCGGTTGAACTTAGTTTTTTTATAATATTTTTATGTTCTTGAGGGCTTTCTTCGCCCAATTCGAACATATCTCCCAAAACGGCAATTTTTGTTTTGTTTTCCAGTTGAATGAAATTTTGTAAAGCTACTTCCATGCTACTCGGATTTGCGTTGTAGGCATCGAGAATGATTTTATTACTGTTTTTATGAATGATTTGAGAGCGATTGTTATCTGGGTTATAATTTTCTAACGCTTGCTTAGAATCATTGATTACAACGTTGAAGTATTTTCCAACCGTAATTGCAGCAATGATGTTGGTTGCATTGTATAACCCAATTAAATTGGATTGGATTTCGATTTCGTTGTAGTTTACTTTTACAAAAGGATTTGCTTCTACGTTTTTGATGAAAACAAAGCTATCCGGATTTGAGGTACTAAAAGTGATTTGCTCCATTTGAGCTGTTTTCTCTGATTGGATTGGATCATCGAGGTTTACAAACACTTTTTTGTTGTGTTGAGATAGATAATCATACATTTCTGATTTCCCTTTGATAACTCCTTCTACTCCTCCGAAACCTTCTAAATGTGCTTTGCCGAAATTGGTGATGTAACCATAATCGGGTTGAGCGATTTTGCATAAAAAGTCAATTTCTTTTTGGTGATTGGCTCCCATTTCTACTATACCTATTTCGGTTTCTTTTGTAAAAGACAGAAGTGTTAGCGGAACACCAATGTGATTGTTTAAGTTACCAAGCGTGGATTTAGTGTTGTATTTTTGGGATAGAACAACTTGAAATAGTTCTTTGGTTGTAGTTTTTCCGTTACTTCCGGTTAAGGCGATAATGGGTAAATTTAAATAGTTTCTATGAAACTTAGCCAACTCTTGTAAAGTTTCTAACGTATTTGAAACTAGAATTGTTCTTTCATCTAAGAAAAATTCTTTATCATCTATCAAAACATAGGATGCTCCTTTTTCCAACGCTTCTTTGGCAAACGAATTTGCATCAAAACTAGTTCCTTTAAGAGCAACAAAAAAGGAATTTTTTTCTATCCTCCGTGTGTCGATTGAAACGGAAGAACATTCTAAAAAACGAGCATGAATTTGTGAAATATCCATAAAACAAAAAGTGTTTTAAAAATAAAAAGCCCTAAAAAAGGGCTTTTTGTATTATTCAATAAAGGAAATTATCGCGTTGATTTTGGTTTTCCTTTAGCAGTTTTCTTGTTAGATTTTGGTCCAACTTTAGACATTGCACAACGGAATCCGATGTCGTCTGTTGCAATATCTTGTGGGAAGAATCTTCTTTGAGCAGGATCTAACCAATAGGCTCTATCTCTCCAAGAACCTCCTTTATAAACTCTCACGTTATCATCGATAAGTGTTGTTCTTTTGGAAGATTTATCGTATTTTCTAACCATTTCAGATGAAGCACTGTCAACAGTAACTTGATGTTTTGGAGAATCATACATTTTATTCTTTTCGCTCACAGTATCATCACCTTCTTCTTCTGAGCCGAATTTGTAGAAACGAATCGATTGTTTGTCTCCGTCACGGTAGTTTCTGTTATCACTTTTGTCGAAATTTTGTCTTAAATAAGTTTCTTTTTCGTCAACAGGAACTTGAGCAATTTGACCCGGAAGATTTCTAGCAATGATTTTTCCGTTTGCTAAAGTATCATAAACGATGTTTTCGGAAGTAATTAATTCCACTTTTCCGTCTTCACCAATTTTATTTTTCATGTAAACGTTTCCACGGTAATAGTTGAAGTCATTAGCTTCATCATCTACTCTAGGTCTGTAAACATCGGCAACCCATTCGTTCACATTTCCGGCCATGTCATATAAACCAAAATCATTTGGAGGATAAGATTTTACTACTTGAGTGATATCTGCACCGTCATCAGACCAACCTGCAATTCCGCCGTAATCACCTTTTCCTTGTTTGAAGTTGGCTAACTGATCACCTTTTACTTGTCTTTTTCCTGAACGTGTGTAACTACCATTCCATGGATATTTCTTTTTACCTTGGTATAAGTTATACTCTCTGTTTCCAACATTAGCAACAGCAGCGTATTCCCACTCTGCTTCGGTTGGAAGTCTATATTCTGGTTGAATTAGTCCGGAAGAACGTGTAGCATAAACATTTTTAGCTTCAGATGAAGCTCCGTCAGGTCCAGTAGTTGCTTTTGCACGACCACCTTTGCCTTTTAGTACAATTTCTTCATCGCCACCAAATGTCTGCGAAGGTGTGTTGATATACGTTTCTGTGCTAAATGATTTTTCTGCAGTTGCATCGGTTAATTTTGCATCTTTTTTAAGGTATTTGTTTTTTTCCAAAATATCCTCATTAACACGGTCTGTTCTCCATTTACAGAATTCAACCGCTTGAATCCAATTTACACCAACAACAGGATAGTCCTTGTAACCGGGATGTCTCAAATAGTTGTTTGTCATGGTTTCATTATAACCTAAACGATTTCTCCATACTAATGTATCCGGCAAAGCACCATTATAAATATTAGTATAGTTTTCGTCATTTGGATCGAAGATTCTTTTTAACCAATCTAAGTACTCCATATACATTAGGTTGGTAACTTCACTTTCATCCATAAAGAATGATTGAACGTGTTGCTGGTTTGGAGTGTTATTCCAATCATGCATTACATCGTCCTGAACTTTTCCCATAGTGAAAGTTCCACCTTCAATA
Coding sequences within it:
- the gldJ gene encoding gliding motility lipoprotein GldJ yields the protein MKVNKIMTLRLLFGLIVMFGFTSCSKNSSSKNSSTATGWKINDKKGGFQYASNFKKQAAAPGLIAIEGGTFTMGKVQDDVMHDWNNTPNQQHVQSFFMDESEVTNLMYMEYLDWLKRIFDPNDENYTNIYNGALPDTLVWRNRLGYNETMTNNYLRHPGYKDYPVVGVNWIQAVEFCKWRTDRVNEDILEKNKYLKKDAKLTDATAEKSFSTETYINTPSQTFGGDEEIVLKGKGGRAKATTGPDGASSEAKNVYATRSSGLIQPEYRLPTEAEWEYAAVANVGNREYNLYQGKKKYPWNGSYTRSGKRQVKGDQLANFKQGKGDYGGIAGWSDDGADITQVVKSYPPNDFGLYDMAGNVNEWVADVYRPRVDDEANDFNYYRGNVYMKNKIGEDGKVELITSENIVYDTLANGKIIARNLPGQIAQVPVDEKETYLRQNFDKSDNRNYRDGDKQSIRFYKFGSEEEGDDTVSEKNKMYDSPKHQVTVDSASSEMVRKYDKSSKRTTLIDDNVRVYKGGSWRDRAYWLDPAQRRFFPQDIATDDIGFRCAMSKVGPKSNKKTAKGKPKSTR
- a CDS encoding UDP-N-acetylmuramoyl-tripeptide--D-alanyl-D-alanine ligase, which encodes MDISQIHARFLECSSVSIDTRRIEKNSFFVALKGTSFDANSFAKEALEKGASYVLIDDKEFFLDERTILVSNTLETLQELAKFHRNYLNLPIIALTGSNGKTTTKELFQVVLSQKYNTKSTLGNLNNHIGVPLTLLSFTKETEIGIVEMGANHQKEIDFLCKIAQPDYGYITNFGKAHLEGFGGVEGVIKGKSEMYDYLSQHNKKVFVNLDDPIQSEKTAQMEQITFSTSNPDSFVFIKNVEANPFVKVNYNEIEIQSNLIGLYNATNIIAAITVGKYFNVVINDSKQALENYNPDNNRSQIIHKNSNKIILDAYNANPSSMEVALQNFIQLENKTKIAVLGDMFELGEESPQEHKNIIKKLSSTANFNCYLIGKEFYAVKENHQHLHFFPTFDEFAAQLKSNPFQNSFLLIKGSRGMALERTLQYI